One stretch of Laribacter hongkongensis DSM 14985 DNA includes these proteins:
- a CDS encoding alpha/beta fold hydrolase has protein sequence MPMLRLADIGIHYVLDGHPGQPVVVLLNGITMTTRCWEEQVSGLASRFCILRLDFRGQGESDKPDCDYYPLSRQADDVAQVLDRLDIGRAHVVGLSYGGMVAQHFAQRYPDRLDRLVLAATMAYSDAANDAIAASWLAAWQTGDAALRFDLSKPWLYGSRFLTGAAAQVEAIRTANDESTDWAAIARLMLGVTRHDSRPWLSAIQAPTLVLVGEEDRLTPLYQARALVRGIRLARMSELAACGHALHAEVPQLFSQHVCNFLTA, from the coding sequence GTTGCTCAACGGCATCACCATGACCACCCGCTGCTGGGAAGAGCAGGTGTCCGGACTGGCGTCCCGCTTTTGCATCCTGCGGCTGGATTTTCGCGGCCAGGGGGAGAGCGACAAACCCGATTGTGACTACTACCCGCTGTCACGACAGGCCGACGATGTCGCACAGGTGCTGGACCGGCTGGACATCGGCCGGGCGCATGTCGTGGGGCTGTCGTATGGCGGCATGGTGGCGCAGCACTTTGCCCAGCGCTATCCCGACCGGCTGGACCGGCTGGTGCTGGCAGCCACCATGGCCTATTCGGATGCCGCCAACGATGCCATTGCCGCCAGCTGGCTGGCCGCGTGGCAAACCGGCGATGCGGCGCTGCGTTTTGATCTCAGCAAGCCCTGGCTGTACGGCAGCCGTTTCCTGACGGGGGCTGCGGCACAGGTCGAAGCCATCCGTACGGCAAATGACGAAAGCACGGACTGGGCAGCCATTGCGCGCCTGATGCTCGGGGTGACCCGGCACGACAGCCGGCCGTGGCTGTCTGCCATCCAGGCACCGACTCTGGTGCTGGTGGGCGAAGAAGACCGCCTGACACCGCTTTACCAGGCCCGGGCGCTGGTGCGCGGCATCCGGCTGGCCCGCATGAGCGAGCTGGCAGCGTGCGGCCATGCACTGCATGCCGAGGTGCCGCAGCTCTTCAGCCAGCATGTCTGCAATTTCCTGACGGCCTGA
- a CDS encoding enoyl-CoA hydratase/isomerase family protein, with protein MSDPILYSLDARGVATLTLNRPELHNAFDDEIIACLTGQLEAIEQDPVVRVLVLTGNGISFSAGADLNWMRRMAGYSHEQNQRDAEGLAQLMQRLDTLRVPVVARVQGSAFGGGAGLVACCDIVVAVSDALFCFSEVKLGLVPAVISPYVIRAIGPRAARRYFITAERFNAGRAQRLGLVHKVVEHHELDATVAGLVEPLLLNGPQAMHAAKQLVAEVTDRRIDSELIALTASRIADVRSSAEGKEGVTAFVEKRRPNWL; from the coding sequence ATGAGCGACCCGATCCTCTATTCACTGGACGCCCGCGGCGTGGCCACCCTGACGCTGAATCGTCCCGAACTGCACAACGCTTTTGATGACGAAATCATTGCCTGCCTGACCGGGCAGCTGGAAGCCATCGAGCAGGACCCTGTCGTGCGCGTGCTGGTGCTGACCGGTAACGGCATCAGTTTTTCGGCCGGTGCCGACCTGAACTGGATGCGGCGCATGGCCGGCTACAGCCACGAGCAGAACCAGCGTGATGCCGAAGGGCTGGCGCAGCTGATGCAGCGGCTGGATACCCTGCGGGTGCCGGTCGTGGCGCGGGTACAGGGTTCGGCATTTGGCGGCGGAGCCGGTCTGGTGGCGTGCTGCGACATCGTGGTGGCTGTTTCCGACGCGCTGTTCTGCTTTTCCGAAGTCAAGCTCGGGCTGGTGCCGGCCGTGATCTCTCCGTATGTCATCCGGGCCATCGGTCCGCGTGCAGCCCGGCGCTATTTCATCACCGCCGAGCGTTTCAATGCCGGGCGGGCGCAACGGCTGGGACTGGTGCACAAGGTCGTCGAGCATCACGAACTGGATGCCACGGTGGCTGGTCTGGTCGAACCCCTGCTGCTGAACGGACCGCAGGCCATGCATGCTGCCAAGCAACTGGTGGCCGAAGTGACCGACCGCCGTATCGACAGCGAGCTGATTGCCCTGACGGCCAGCCGGATTGCCGATGTCCGCTCCAGCGCCGAGGGCAAGGAAGGCGTGACGGCATTTGTGGAAAAACGCCGGCCGAACTGGCTATAA
- a CDS encoding phospholipase A has product MSTRYIWLAGVLLAGPAGAAGSGMAAGLEECTALADDGSRLACYDRLAGRAAAPGPVAAAADMFRAVSGPAPALAAPAATVAAGPATGDTAPVRVAETVFSPRQSVSMAERWELEPQYQDGTFKFKPYAPVYLMPLNFRQRINNDPCSSNPVNCSHRGDQQYDKVGVKFQLSFKTKLWQDMLGSDADLWAAYTQTSYWQAYDSANSSPFRETDYQPELWATLPVSWGPEAFRLRMVNFGLMHQSNGQTNPLSRSWNRVFASFGFTSGDLSVIVKPWWRIPEPFPTDNNPDISDYMGRVEVLASYPWRGHNFSLLLRNNLRFGASVPNRTFTQLEWAFPISGNLHGFVQAFNGWGESMQNYNFHNRGIGVGISMVEWR; this is encoded by the coding sequence GTGTCGACACGTTACATATGGCTGGCGGGCGTCCTGCTGGCAGGGCCGGCCGGCGCGGCCGGCTCTGGCATGGCTGCGGGGCTAGAGGAATGCACGGCGCTGGCTGACGATGGCAGCCGGCTGGCCTGTTATGACCGGCTGGCCGGTCGTGCAGCCGCACCCGGGCCGGTTGCTGCGGCTGCGGACATGTTCCGGGCCGTATCAGGGCCGGCACCGGCGCTTGCCGCTCCGGCTGCTACTGTGGCAGCCGGACCCGCTACCGGGGACACCGCTCCCGTACGTGTGGCCGAAACGGTGTTCTCTCCCCGCCAGTCCGTTTCCATGGCCGAGCGCTGGGAGCTGGAGCCGCAATACCAGGACGGTACGTTCAAGTTCAAGCCGTATGCACCGGTGTACCTGATGCCGCTGAACTTCCGCCAGCGCATCAACAACGACCCGTGCTCGTCCAATCCGGTCAACTGTTCGCACCGGGGCGACCAGCAATATGACAAGGTCGGGGTCAAGTTCCAGCTGTCGTTCAAGACCAAGCTCTGGCAGGACATGCTGGGGTCGGACGCCGACCTCTGGGCCGCCTATACCCAGACCAGCTACTGGCAGGCGTACGACTCGGCCAATTCTTCGCCGTTCCGCGAAACCGATTACCAGCCGGAACTCTGGGCCACCCTGCCGGTCAGCTGGGGGCCGGAAGCCTTCCGGCTGCGCATGGTCAACTTCGGACTGATGCACCAGTCCAACGGCCAGACCAATCCGCTGTCCCGCTCATGGAACCGCGTGTTTGCCAGCTTCGGCTTCACCTCGGGCGACCTGTCGGTGATCGTCAAGCCGTGGTGGCGGATTCCCGAACCGTTCCCCACCGACAACAATCCGGACATCAGCGATTACATGGGCCGGGTTGAAGTGCTGGCCTCGTACCCCTGGCGCGGCCACAATTTTTCATTGCTGTTGCGCAACAACCTGCGCTTTGGCGCTTCGGTGCCCAACCGGACTTTCACCCAGCTGGAATGGGCATTTCCGATCAGCGGCAATCTGCATGGTTTCGTCCAGGCGTTCAACGGCTGGGGTGAGTCGATGCAGAACTACAATTTCCACAACCGCGGCATCGGCGTCGGGATTTCCATGGTCGAATGGCGCTAG
- a CDS encoding sodium-dependent transporter, with product MSRSQWGSRLGFILASAGATVGLGSIWKFPYVTAMNGGGAFIVIFILIAFTLGLALLMAEIAIGRAAGCGAVSAFRKLGGRGWPLVGYTGVLCGFLVLSFYCVVGGWTFGYLLRAFDGRVMSDSPEALAALFGQYVSSPVEPIVTHALFVGLTALVVMAGIQKGIERAGKLLMPALFVLMLLLIVRALTLPGAAEGVSQFLAPDFSKVTPSMLVDALGLAFFSLSVGAGCMLAYGSYLGPGVRLANASLWIVGLTTLTSILAGLMIFPAIAAFGLDAAAGPGLTYMTMPVVFNHLPFGQWFAVAFFALLLFAALTSAVSLLEIIVVLPVDDWGVDRKRASLAGAALVFLAGIPASLSFGLLGDVTLFGRNVFELMDYTASNILLPVGGIGTALFAGWKVWPLMRGQLALPAGVAVAMQAMCRVVAPLLIGLILVWNL from the coding sequence ATGTCCCGCTCGCAATGGGGATCCCGCCTGGGGTTCATTCTGGCCTCGGCCGGCGCCACCGTCGGTCTGGGTTCCATCTGGAAGTTCCCTTACGTGACCGCCATGAACGGTGGTGGGGCCTTTATCGTCATTTTCATCCTGATTGCCTTCACCCTCGGGCTGGCGCTCCTGATGGCCGAAATCGCCATCGGCCGTGCGGCCGGTTGCGGTGCAGTCAGTGCATTCCGCAAGCTCGGCGGTCGCGGCTGGCCGCTGGTGGGGTATACTGGCGTGCTGTGCGGGTTTCTGGTGCTGTCGTTTTACTGCGTGGTGGGTGGCTGGACCTTCGGCTACCTGCTGCGGGCCTTTGACGGCCGGGTGATGAGCGATTCGCCCGAGGCACTGGCAGCACTGTTTGGCCAGTATGTTTCCAGCCCGGTCGAGCCGATCGTGACCCACGCCCTGTTTGTCGGCCTGACGGCACTGGTGGTGATGGCCGGCATCCAGAAAGGCATCGAGCGCGCCGGCAAGTTGCTGATGCCGGCCCTCTTCGTGCTCATGCTGCTGCTGATCGTGCGGGCGCTGACCCTGCCGGGCGCGGCCGAGGGCGTCAGCCAGTTCCTGGCACCGGATTTCAGCAAGGTGACACCGTCCATGCTGGTGGATGCACTGGGACTGGCGTTTTTCTCGCTGTCGGTCGGGGCGGGCTGCATGCTGGCGTATGGCTCCTACCTCGGGCCGGGCGTGCGGCTGGCCAATGCCTCGCTGTGGATCGTCGGCCTGACCACCCTGACTTCCATCCTGGCCGGGCTGATGATTTTCCCCGCCATTGCCGCCTTTGGCCTTGATGCCGCCGCCGGGCCGGGCCTGACCTACATGACCATGCCGGTGGTGTTCAACCATCTGCCGTTCGGCCAGTGGTTTGCCGTGGCCTTTTTCGCCCTCCTGCTGTTTGCCGCGCTGACTTCGGCCGTGTCGCTGCTGGAAATCATCGTGGTGCTGCCGGTGGACGACTGGGGCGTGGACCGCAAGCGTGCTTCGCTGGCCGGCGCGGCGCTGGTGTTCCTTGCCGGCATTCCGGCCTCGCTGTCGTTTGGCCTGCTGGGCGACGTGACCCTGTTCGGCCGTAATGTGTTCGAGCTGATGGACTACACCGCCAGCAACATCCTGTTGCCGGTCGGCGGCATCGGTACTGCCCTGTTTGCCGGCTGGAAAGTGTGGCCGCTGATGCGCGGACAACTGGCGTTGCCGGCCGGCGTGGCGGTGGCGATGCAGGCCATGTGCCGTGTGGTGGCGCCGCTGCTGATCGGCCTGATCCTGGTGTGGAACCTTTGA
- the recA gene encoding recombinase RecA, producing MAETDKQKALSAALSQIEKQFGKGSIMRMNETQVNDNLQVISTGSLGLDMALGVGGLPRGRVVEIYGPESSGKTTLCLQVVAEAQKLGGTCAYIDAENALDPVYAGKLGVKVDDLLVSQPDTGEQALEICDMLVRSGGVDVIVVDSVAALVPKAEIEGEMGDSHVGLQARLMSQALRKLTGNIKRTNTLVIFINQIRMKIGVMFGNPETTTGGNALKFYASVRLDIRRIGAIKKTDEIIGNETRVKVVKNKVSPPFKQAEFDILYGEGISREGEIIEMGVANKFVDKSGAWYAYNGQKIGQGKDNAREWLRENPAIAQEIEKKIRTAAGVGGMNEFVPSSEEQAEASLSEDHDQ from the coding sequence ATGGCCGAAACCGACAAGCAAAAAGCCCTTTCTGCCGCACTGTCCCAAATCGAAAAGCAGTTCGGCAAGGGCTCGATCATGCGCATGAACGAGACGCAGGTGAACGACAACCTGCAAGTCATTTCGACCGGTTCGCTCGGGCTGGACATGGCGCTGGGCGTCGGCGGCCTGCCGCGCGGCCGTGTGGTGGAAATCTACGGTCCGGAATCGTCGGGCAAGACCACCCTGTGCCTGCAGGTGGTGGCCGAAGCGCAAAAGCTCGGTGGTACCTGTGCCTACATCGACGCTGAAAACGCGCTGGATCCGGTGTATGCCGGCAAGCTCGGCGTCAAGGTGGACGACCTGCTGGTTTCGCAGCCGGATACCGGCGAGCAGGCACTGGAAATCTGCGACATGCTGGTGCGCTCGGGCGGGGTGGACGTAATCGTGGTCGACTCGGTGGCCGCACTGGTGCCGAAGGCCGAAATCGAAGGCGAGATGGGCGACAGCCACGTCGGCCTCCAGGCCCGCCTGATGAGCCAGGCCCTGCGCAAGCTGACCGGCAACATCAAGCGCACCAACACGCTGGTGATCTTCATCAACCAGATCCGCATGAAGATCGGCGTGATGTTCGGCAACCCGGAAACCACCACCGGCGGCAATGCACTGAAGTTCTACGCCTCGGTGCGTCTCGACATCCGCCGCATCGGTGCCATCAAGAAGACCGACGAGATCATCGGCAACGAAACCCGGGTCAAGGTTGTCAAGAACAAGGTCAGCCCGCCGTTCAAGCAGGCCGAGTTCGACATCCTGTATGGCGAAGGGATCAGCCGCGAAGGCGAGATCATCGAGATGGGCGTGGCCAACAAGTTCGTCGACAAGTCCGGAGCCTGGTATGCCTACAATGGCCAGAAAATCGGCCAGGGCAAGGACAATGCCCGCGAATGGCTGCGTGAAAACCCCGCCATCGCCCAGGAAATCGAAAAGAAGATCCGTACGGCTGCGGGGGTCGGCGGCATGAACGAATTCGTACCCAGCTCCGAAGAGCAGGCCGAAGCCAGCCTGTCCGAAGACCACGACCAGTAA
- the recX gene encoding recombination regulator RecX, with the protein MTGPSLKARAYQYLSRREMTRAELARKLSPHADSAEALEALLDELERLRHLSDGRFAEAWVNSKASQHGAQRLRHDLAARGVDADTIRETLASLGDSEVGRAREVWRKKFGSLPATPQEKAKQIRFLAGRGFSLTVIQRALKDIDLDDYPQD; encoded by the coding sequence ATGACCGGACCCTCTCTCAAGGCGCGCGCCTACCAGTACCTGTCGCGCCGCGAAATGACCCGCGCCGAACTGGCGCGCAAACTCTCGCCCCATGCCGACAGCGCCGAGGCGCTGGAAGCCCTGCTCGACGAACTCGAACGCCTCAGGCACCTGTCCGACGGGCGGTTTGCCGAGGCCTGGGTCAACAGCAAGGCCAGCCAGCATGGTGCCCAGCGCCTGCGCCATGATCTGGCCGCGCGCGGAGTCGATGCCGACACCATCCGCGAAACGCTGGCGTCACTGGGTGACAGCGAAGTCGGGCGCGCCCGCGAAGTCTGGCGCAAGAAGTTCGGCAGCCTGCCCGCCACGCCACAGGAAAAGGCGAAGCAGATCCGCTTTCTGGCCGGGCGCGGCTTTTCGCTGACAGTGATCCAGCGCGCGCTCAAAGACATTGATTTAGACGACTATCCGCAAGACTGA
- the prmB gene encoding 50S ribosomal protein L3 N(5)-glutamine methyltransferase — protein sequence MYAEARHTLHTVRDVLRFAISRFQEAGLVFGHGSDNAWDEAAYLLAHTLHLPLERFDALLDCRLLPTERDAALAVIERRVSERLPAAYLTHEAWLAGHDFYVDERVIVPRSFIAELLPEALEPWIEHPELVHSALDLCTGSGCLAILTALYYPDADVDAIDLSPEALEVAGINVGRYGMQDRIRLVESDLWAGVAGLSYDLIVSNPPYVDAESVAALPDEYLKEPELALGSGDDGLEATRRILEEAAAHLNPLGVLVVEIGHNRDVLEMQYPQLPFTWLETSGGDGFVFLLTREELVEAGFGD from the coding sequence ATGTACGCAGAAGCCCGCCATACCCTCCACACCGTGCGCGACGTGTTGCGCTTTGCCATCTCGCGTTTCCAGGAGGCCGGGCTGGTATTCGGCCACGGCTCCGACAACGCCTGGGACGAGGCGGCCTACCTGCTGGCGCACACCCTGCACCTGCCGCTGGAACGCTTTGACGCCCTGCTGGATTGCCGGCTGCTGCCGACCGAGCGGGATGCCGCCCTTGCCGTGATCGAGCGCCGGGTGAGCGAGCGTCTGCCCGCCGCCTACCTGACGCACGAAGCCTGGCTGGCCGGGCACGACTTCTACGTGGACGAGCGGGTGATCGTGCCGCGTTCGTTCATCGCCGAGCTGCTGCCCGAAGCCCTGGAACCGTGGATCGAACACCCGGAGCTGGTGCATTCGGCGCTGGACCTGTGCACCGGCTCGGGCTGCCTCGCCATCCTGACTGCGCTGTACTACCCGGATGCCGACGTCGATGCGATCGACCTGTCGCCAGAGGCGCTGGAAGTAGCCGGGATCAATGTCGGACGGTACGGCATGCAGGACCGCATCCGCCTGGTCGAATCCGACCTGTGGGCCGGGGTGGCCGGCTTGAGCTATGACCTGATCGTCTCCAATCCGCCGTACGTGGATGCCGAATCCGTGGCTGCCTTGCCGGACGAATACCTCAAGGAACCCGAGCTGGCGCTGGGTTCCGGCGATGACGGGCTGGAGGCCACGCGGCGGATCCTGGAAGAGGCGGCTGCGCACCTCAATCCGTTGGGCGTGCTGGTGGTGGAAATCGGCCACAACCGCGACGTGCTGGAAATGCAATATCCGCAGCTGCCCTTTACCTGGCTGGAAACCTCCGGCGGCGACGGGTTCGTGTTCCTGCTGACGCGCGAAGAACTGGTCGAGGCCGGCTTTGGTGACTGA
- a CDS encoding LysE/ArgO family amino acid transporter: MSWMPVAEGFGMGASLIMMIGAQNAFVLQKGLQGQHRLPIALSCAMSDAILITLGVAGAGALILAHPTLLEVARWGGVAFLLWYGWAALRRAWQGESLLVGDGERGGLKTALLATFAVTWLNPHVYLDTVVLLGSLSAQQPEGGRYLFGLGASLASLTWFLSLAFGARLLAPLFARPVSWRVLDSCMAAFMLSLALGLALN, translated from the coding sequence ATGAGCTGGATGCCGGTGGCAGAAGGATTCGGGATGGGCGCAAGCCTGATCATGATGATTGGCGCGCAAAACGCCTTTGTGCTGCAAAAGGGCCTGCAAGGACAGCATCGCCTGCCGATCGCCCTGTCCTGTGCCATGTCGGATGCCATCCTGATCACCCTCGGCGTGGCCGGCGCCGGCGCCCTGATCCTAGCGCACCCCACCCTGCTGGAAGTGGCCCGCTGGGGCGGCGTGGCGTTTTTGCTCTGGTACGGCTGGGCCGCACTGCGCCGGGCCTGGCAGGGCGAATCGCTGCTGGTGGGCGACGGCGAGCGTGGCGGCCTGAAGACCGCCCTCCTGGCGACCTTTGCAGTGACCTGGCTCAACCCGCATGTCTACCTCGACACCGTGGTTCTCCTGGGCAGCCTGTCGGCCCAGCAGCCCGAGGGAGGACGCTATCTCTTCGGGCTGGGCGCCTCGCTGGCTTCGCTCACCTGGTTCCTGTCGCTGGCTTTCGGCGCCCGCCTGCTGGCCCCGCTGTTTGCCAGGCCGGTATCCTGGCGGGTGCTGGACAGCTGCATGGCAGCGTTCATGCTGTCGCTGGCACTGGGACTGGCCCTGAACTGA